In Coleofasciculus chthonoplastes PCC 7420, the sequence CGAGCATTTGTGGCATTAAGAGTTCCTACCCCTATCTCAATCTTGCCCAGTTCCCACAGTAGTTCTTGCTGCTTTTCATCTCTACAGATGTCCATAGTTGCCCAACCACACCAGTAGTGCTTGCAATCTCACACTCAAGTCTTGTCCTGGCACAATGTCTTTTGACCAAGGCGCTGCTGTCAGCTGACCACAACAGGCACAACGGCAGGTTTGCCTTTGGTATTCGACTACTTCTATCGGATGTGCTACCAGTTGCGCGACCTGCTGCCGCTGCACTGATGCTGGATTTTCCTCAAATTCTACACAGCCACAGCTAGTACATTTTTTGGGTTTGAGAATTGAGTATCTATCTACTCGCCCAAAACATGAACGGGTCTTACCCGGGTGACCGGGTTGTCCTCCTGGCTTTCGTTTCGGTTTGTCGCTCTTTGCGCCAGCACTTTTGTCCCCACTACTGTTACTCTTGTCGCCAGCGCTCTTGTCCCTCAGCTTTTTTAGTTTTTCCGGTTTGAACAACAAGTCCGTTGAAGGGGGCTTTGAACTTGCTTGACTATCCAGTTTCTGGATAGCTTTGAGCCTTTCTATCTCTTGTTGCAATTTCTCAATTACAAGCTGTTGCTGCACCAGCAAGCCAACGAGTTCCTCGGTGGGCAACTGTTTGAGTTGGTTTGGGTCAAGTTTTGGCTTCATGGCAACAGCACTCACATACCTTATATTTAAGCAGATTTTGTGTTACTAGAGCGCCATCGTTACGCTTTTCCCTCTCAGGTAGTTCTCTGTGTGCCGGAGCAAAAGGGGCAAGCCTTCGCCTCTGCCAAACTGCTGTACTCGACTCATAGCCAAAAGGAGGCGAAGCCTTCCCCCTTCATCGGATTTCCACGACCCCTGAATCCTTACGTTTGAGCATTAGGTGGTGGAAGTTCTTTAGCCGGAAGTGGTGGTGCTTTCTTGTCTACGGATATTTTATACGGATTTTTGTTAGATGTAGCTAGAAACTCCTGCTCCTCAATTGTCTTAGCTTGTAGCGTAGGAGTGAGGTTATCTCCCTGTAACGATAACGGGTTTTTATTCAAACCTGTAGCACCCGCTATGTCAGCTTTCGCCTGGATGGTTCCTGTGTGCTTCTCTTCTTCCTCTTTCTGTTCCTGCTCACAGGCGGAACATGAGCGCTGAACCGTTTCTGGCTGACTCGATGGTTGAACATTAAACCGATTTAATCCATTGAAGACAGAATGAGTTCTCTGTTCTATTTTGGGGTGATACTGTTCTAACCCATCCTGAAGCCCATTCCTCTGCACTGGAGAAGACTCTTTCCCTTGAGTGTTAACAGGAACAGTCAGCAAATTGGAACTCAAACGCGATATTCTTTCCTTTTGAGCTTGTAAATTCGGTTTTGGGGATGGGTTGTTTCCACTCTCTGCTGCTGAGGGTTGAGCCGGGGTAACAGCAACTCCGTCTACTTCTGTATCCGGGGATTCTGGATTCTGTGATAATTCGGCTTCTGAACCTTCCTTTGGCTGAATCGTCTCTTCTTCCTGACTCTCTGTTGCTTCCGCCTCCGAAACCTCTGGCTGTTGAGCGTTATCTTCTAACCCTGCATCAGTGGACTGTTCCTGTACAGGTTGCGGGGGTGGGGTTTGAGGGACATTAACCGGGACATTAAGACCGTTGTAACCGACAAAAGCCGACTGATCCAATTTCTGTTGCAAAAACGCCCTCTGTTCCTCCGGTGAGCGTCGCACCACAGGTTTCTGGGGTTTCGGAACTTTGAAACGGCGTCGCTGCAACGGATTGGTGTCGGACTTCCGACTCAAGGGTGAGAAATTTGGTTTGCGGATGGGTTCTCGCAAAGACATGACCAGAGGTTCCCCTGATTGATGCTGGTCTTTTCTATCCCTCCCAGGAAGCGCGATCGCATCTATGAGATGGGTAGCAGAAAATATCTTTAAGCATACCCCTAAACAGGCGATCGCACTCTACCCCTATAAAGAAAACTTAACCAACGTGCGATCGTTTCTTTTTGAGTAATTTTCTTCTGCTGTGTTAAATAACCCTCCCGCCTTTTCTAAGTCTAACCCGTTGGTGGTAGGTTTCCTTCCTCAACTATGGCAAATCGTGAATCGCATCGGCTGGCGACACTCCCCCCTTCGTGACAGCGATGATACCAGGGAGGTATTCATCCATCATGTTCACATTGGTGTAAACCAACTGTTTGATGGTGTCTGAATCAAGCGAGTGATTTTTGACAGCCGTGCTAGTTTTGTAACGAATCTCCCCATCATCGAAATTTAACTCAAAATTGCCGATAATCATGCCATAATTAGCTCTCGATAGAAACTCTCCTACAGATCTACGCTTAGATTTGGGTATTTTAATCGGACATAAGCAGTAGAAGATAAACTGCTGCTGTGTTTCTATCGCTTGGGCATAACAGTCGTATTGGTCATTTTTGCCCTTAAACGCTAGGCGTAAGGCTGACAGTTCTTCAAGTTGGGCATAGTGCCAATTGTCTTCTGTGAAGAAATTGACGATGGCGGCAAAAATGGGTTGTGTTGAGGGAATGTCTTCAGGTGTCACATTGGGAGTTTTATTGTAATTGCATCGCCAAAGATTAATACAAGGGTTGATGGATTGCTGATTTAGTTGATTTTATATGTTACCCTTAAGGATTGTCATTGTTTTCTTTAAAGTTGACAATTTCTTCAGGGGCTGAATGAATTATCTTTATCACCTCTAAAGCTAAGTCAGCCATTTCTTTAGCGCGGGGGTCTGGCATTAATTTTAACTCAATTAACTCATTGAGTAGTTTAGCGGCTTGAATGCCAGATTTTAACAAAGCCTCCTGGTATTCTTGTTGTAAGTGTTTAGGGGGAGTTGGAGTTGGGTTTTGGTCGGTTTGATTTTGAATGTTGATATCTTCCATAATGTTCACTTATTGTAAATAGACTTTATCTCATAGAAGCAAACTCCAGAACTACCCTCCATACAAATGAAAGCCGACTTCAGCGCTATCTCGGCGGCTTACTTTGGCACGAGGTTCAGGGATTAAACTCAGTTCCATTAATTCTCCCAGAAGATTGGCAGCTTTGGTGACGGCGTTCAAGAGGGCTTCTCGATACTTGTCTTCTGGGGTATCGAATGACTGTTGTTTTGGAGTATTGGGTGGGGGGATTGATTTTCGTTTTTATTAGTTGTAGCTGCCATGGATTTTTTAAAAGTGATTTTATTTAAAAATAAAAGAGCAATTAAATAATTTAAACTATATTTTTATTTGTTAAAGATATTCATG encodes:
- a CDS encoding type III secretion system chaperone family protein, with the protein product MTPEDIPSTQPIFAAIVNFFTEDNWHYAQLEELSALRLAFKGKNDQYDCYAQAIETQQQFIFYCLCPIKIPKSKRRSVGEFLSRANYGMIIGNFELNFDDGEIRYKTSTAVKNHSLDSDTIKQLVYTNVNMMDEYLPGIIAVTKGGVSPADAIHDLP